TCGGGTGGTGGCGATCTATGCCAAAAAAGCCAGAGGCTGGATGTGCGATTTTATTATTCGGAACCGCCTGGTAAAGCCGAAAGATCTGAAGTCTTTCAACCTGGATGGTTACCGTTTTCAGCCAAAACTGTCTGCCGACACAGAATGGGTCTTTGTCCGTAAAGCCAAATAACGGTGGACCCGTCTTCGCTCTGTCGAGCTACGCCGGGACAAGCCGCCGGGGCAAGCAGAGGTCAGAGGACAGGTAGTCGCCTGCGTTAGTCCTCGTCCTTATTCCAGGCGAGTTCGGGATGATGCATGATGCGCAATGCCTGATCTTCCCACTGTTGGACTTTCAGCAATTCTTCGCCTAGCTCAGCAGCCACCTCTTCAACAGTCATCTCGCGGCCATCGATCAGCCCCAACCGCATTTCCAGCACCCGACGCTGCATCTCATCCATCGAATCCAGAATGGCCGTCAGCTTTTTTTTGACTTGCTGGGTGTATAAGCTATCAACCGTATCCGGATTCATACTCGGCTTGATGCCGCCGCAGAACGAAGAACTTCGCATGTCTATCCCCTTCTGAATCTCATATGGGTGTTGCTCTCTGATATAAATATCGGCTAAAAGCGCGTCAAACTTGAGTTCATTCAATGAGCTTCGAAGATCGAGGATCACTTGTGCTACGGTGGTTGACTTGGCGAAAGCCCCTGTGCTACAAGCGGAATAATCAAACAGCGTACGCATGCGCAACCCGGAGGTCTTTATGGTATGAAACCAAAACCCCGTATCTCAAAATGAGAAGCGGGGTTTTTTAATGCCTATTAGGGGTTGTCCAATCATCATCAGGGAGGTGCAGATGTTTAAAGCGGCGGCGAGTCCCTACTTGATCAGTGACGATGGCAAATTTCGCGTTCAAGACGCAGCAACTGCGCCACCCGCGGATTCACCGGGCAAAAAAAAGTGCAAGCAGTGGCTTGAAAATTGTATTGATGAGATTTCTGATTTGCAGCGCATGCTGTATGCCCAGGATCGTTACGCCATCCTGCTGATTTTTCAAGCCATGGATGCGGCCGGCAAGGACGGCACCATCCGGGCCGTGATGAGCGGCATCAACCCGGCCGGATGCCAGGTGTTTTCATTCAAACAACCGTCGCGCGAAGAGCTGGACCATGATTTTTTGTGGCGAACCGCCAAGCGCCTGCCGGAACGCGGCCGGATCGGTATTTTTAATCGCAGTTATTACGAAGAGGTACTGGTGGTCAAGGTGCACCCGGAATATCTCAAAGCCCAAAAGCTTCCTGCTGACGTTGACCTGAAAAAAATCTGGCAGCAGCGCTATGCGTCCATCCACGATCACGAAAAGCACCTGGCACACAATGGAACTGTCATTTTGAAATTTTGGCTGAATGTATCCTTAGAGGAGCAACGCCGGCGATTTCTGGCGCGCATCGACGAGCCCAGTAAAAACTGGAAATTTTCCGCCGGTGACGTGAACGAACGACAGCTTTGGCAAGATTACATGTCTGCTTATGAAACAGCCATCAATGCCACTTCGCGGTCCTATGCGCCCTGGTATGCTATCCCGGCCGATGACAAGCCGTTTATGCGCCTGAGTGTTGCTGACATCATCATTCAAAATCTGAAAACGTTAAAATTATCGTATCCAGCTGTAGACGCCAAGGAAAAGGCAAAGTTTGCACAGATGCGGGCGATGCTATCAGAATAAGACTGACCCGCAGACGCCAGCTCTAAAACTCATTTGCAATGAAAAACGCCGATGCAAATATTTAGACCTTTTTCAAAATCTTACAAAGGCAGGAAATTATGCCACAGCAGCTAAACCTGTTTTCCAAAGGCACCGCTGAAAAATTTGCTGGCCCAGCCTATGATCCGCTGGCTGACCCGGCCACCGAGGCCAATGCAGTCGATGAAATGTTTGCGGCCGACAGCCGTTACCGCAGCAGCCGTGAATTTAGCCGCCTGCTCAATTTTATCGCCCGCCTGCCGCAGTATTCGGCTTTCAATGGTTTTTTATTGTACAATCAGAACCCGGCGCTTTCCCATGTGGCTACGGCACGCACCTGGGCACGCAAGTTCGGCCGGCATCTAAAATATAACGCGCGCCCGCTGGTGATCCTGGCACCCATGGGCCCGGTGCGATTTGTCTACGATCTAAACGACACCGAAGGTGACCCGGTTTTAGCTGAACGGATGAAATCGGTTGCGGCTGCCCAAAAGTTATCAAATCGCATTATCGAAAACACGATTAATAACTGCGCACTGCATGGCATCATCGTACGCGAGGTTGCCGAAAATGGTCATCGCCGCGATGCGGCCTTACGCATGACACCGTCTACCAGAAAGAATTTCCGTCATTTGAACCTGACAAAAGACGCTCGCTATCTGGTCATACTCGATCCGGCCGATAGACCGGAGACAAAATATGCCCGGCTAACCCTTGAACTGGGTCATATTTTTTGCGGACACCTGGGAATCGACAAAAACGCCTGGTGGTCTGAGCGCGATCATCTGAGCGCAACCCAGGAGGAGATTGAAGCTGAATCAGTGGCCTATTTAATCTGCCAGCGCAAGGGCCTGGCACGCAGCGCAGAAAAATTCCTGCCGGACTATCGCATAGCCGATCAACAGATACCGGTTTTTAGTTTGAATGCGATTTTGCAGGCGGTTAACTACATTGAGACGATGGGGCGGTCGCGGTGGCGGAAGGCCAAGAAAAGCGGAAAATATTAGTCCAGCTTCACAAAACTTCGTATAAACGAGCGGTCGGTTTAAGTCCAGTTAGGTTTATAAATAAAAAAATTTCCAAGCATCAATTCACAAATAACAAACAAATCCCAATGACCAAAATTCAAAAGTGCAAATGTTTTGAACATTTTAAAATTGATACTTGTGATTTGTTTGGCCTGCGACGAGCTCAGGCCGAGTCGTCATTTGGTGCTTGTAATTTGGAATTTTATTAATTGCCATAGAAAATTTAAGCGACTTTTCATTTATAATGGACGCTGTCGAATATCGCACCAAGGACAACGGTCAGGTGGTCTGAGGTTGGCGGATCCAGCCCCAGAAGGCTTCCACAGCCACCGACGCACAGATAACCAAAATTGCCAGAACCTGCCAGGTGGTTAAACCCTGACCCAAGAATACCACCGCCAGACAGGCGGCAATCACCGGCTTGAGAAAAAACAGGTAACTGCCGCGGGTGATGTCCGGCACGGCTGCCAGCCCGCCAATCCACAGAAACTGCGCGATGGTGGTGTTCCAAAACCCCAGCGTCAGCAGCGCTGCTAACTGGCTGGGCTCCCGATTGAAAAGCGTGGCCGGGTTGACCCAAATTTTCCAGAATATTCCGACAACAAACCACAATCCGACGGCGCCCATGAACATCGTAATGGCCGTAATTCGCAGGGCGCCATATCGGCCGATAATGGGTCTGACCATTACGGTATAGGCAGCCAAAACCGCCGCACAGCCCATGGCCATCATCACGCCGATAAAATTTTCACCGACACCGGCCAGTTTGGCCAGATAACCGTCGGTGATCAGCAACGCCACCCCAAGCATGGCACAGGCACCGCTGATGATTTTGGGGCCGCTGAAAGGCTGTTTGTTCAGCCACAAATTCGCCAGACCCACGAAAATGGGAATGGTGGTCACCATGGTGGCCACTTGGGGTACGGTGGCAAAATCCAACGACCAGTGGAAAAGAAGGTACCCTAAAGACACGCCCATTGCTGACAACCCTACCAGCCGCAAGCCGTCTTCGCGAAAGGGCTCCAGCAGATTACGCGAATTTGGAAAAATAAGCGCCAGCACGATCAATCCGAAGCCACCCAGCAAAAAGCGCCAGACTGAAAGCTCCGGCCCTTCTATGCAGCAAAGCACCGAAAAAAATTCACTGGAAGCATGCCCGCACACTCCTAAAAATACCGCCAGATATGCCAACCCTGCGTATTTATGCCAGACGCCCATTTATAAGATCTCCTTTGCAAATGTTAATAACGCCTCTCCCAGCGCCTCGGGCTGCTCGCTGGGGATCAGGTGGCCGGCAGCGGGCATGTCGATGCGGCGCCCGTCCGGTATCCTGGCAAACAGTGTCTCAACAACGTCTTTTTCAAGAAACACATGATCCTGCAAACCGGTAATGACCAGGGTCGGCAAGGTAAGCTGTTCGTATGGGATGTTCCAATCAGCGTTGCGGCCGGCCTCCGATAATAATTTATAATGACCGCTGGTGGGTTCCAGAGCTTTGTAATTCGCATCGGTCTGCAGAAAATCGGGTCGGTTTTTTTGCAGCCAGCCTTCGTTCATCAGCAACGGTAAAAACAAATCGCGGAACAAAGGCAAGCCGCCGACTTCTACCGCGCGCACCAGCGCATCGCCAATCCATTTTAAACGCGGGCCCTCACGGCGCAGGGTGTTGATCAGAACCAAGCCGATCGCTTGGCTGCCTGCCAGCCAAACCCGACTGGCAAACAAGCCGCCGATGGAAAGGCCTACCAGAATCGGCCTGACCGGTGAAACCGCCGCCAGTAATTTGACGGCATCGGCAACGATTTGCTTCTCGCTGAGCTCGGTAACGGGCGCAAACGGGCTGTTGGTCTGGCCCTGCATGTTGTATACCAGAGTGCCATGACCGGCATCGCGCAGCACCGGGCATATGACACCCTCCCAGGCGGCAGTGTCACCGGTCAGGGCATTAAAGAAAACGAAAGTGGCGGCGGCATCTGTGGGCGCATGGTGCTCGTAGTACAGACCGGATTGCGGGCTCAGTTCCAACACTGGCATATCAGCCTCCTTTGCGTATCATTTTACGCCTACTGATAGTTTAGTAATTAGCCGCCGAGTATGACAAAATGAACCTAAAAATGTCAAGAATTCAGTTCGCAGAGCGGATCTTGATCGGAAATACGGGAATTGTTGATGCGGATACGTTTTAAAACGAATTGAGGGGCTTCAAGTGGCGATCAGGCTGGTATCGATCCACCCGTAAGCGACAGTGTCCAGTAATTCACCGGCAAAAGGCAGGCGTTTTTTGCGCAGATACATGCCGTTTAATCTTTCATAGAATCGACGGCAAGGATTGTGCTCGAGCACCCATACGAACATCGAATTGATGTCACAGCGGTTGAAAGCGGTTGCCAGCGCCAATACCAGGTGAGTGCCGATACCCTGTCGCTGAAACTTTTTCAGCACATACAATGCGTAAATTTCACCTTTGTAAATGTCATCATCCTGGCGCGCATAACCACCGCTGATAAAGCCGATGACCTCACCGGCTTCTTCAGCAACAAAGTTGAAGACGCGTTTGCTCTGGGCTTCATTTACAAACCCGTTTTCCATCTCGCGGGACGACATGGCATATAAATAGCCGAAAGGGACCAAACCCAGATAGGTATCCTTCCAGGTCTGTACATATACATGCGCCATGGCATGCGCATCGGCTTTGCGTGCGGGACGAATCAGCATTCAGTTTCTCCTGAGTATTGATCTATTTAATATAATACCGATTCTAAATGTTCAAAGACACGGTTTAAATCAGAGGACAGTGGATGGAAGTCCGGATATGAATTGCAGTGGGGGGGTTAGATTGGCCGCCAAGGCTGTAGGTGGTATTCAAGGCTTGCTGCCAGAAAGTATAGCTTGAAGGCCGACGCCGGTTTTGACAAGGGCTTCTTTTTTTTGTTTCGGCAAACGCTTGATGTTGCGTTCAACTTTTAGCGCCAGATCCCTTCGGCCAACCGGTTGTTGGAAAACCAGGGTTAGAGGACCACGCCCACGTAAATACTTTGCGCCAGTGTTTTTCTGATGATCGACAAATCTACGCTCAACATCTGTGGCGATGCCGGTATACAGACTCCCATACCGGCATCGGATTATGTAAACATACCATTCATCTGTTTTTTGCATGAAAATTAATGCAAGGATGTTTTTTCATTTTTAAGAAACGTTTTTTCACCACAGAAACACGAAGTTGACGAAGAGAAAAAATTTGGTTTTCGTTCTTTTTGATCCTCGCGCATTGGTGCCTATGTGGCCAGTATTTGTTTCAACGCTGCTTCATCAGTCACTGTCCGAAGAGCAATGGCAGCCGGAACCGCACCCTGCCGGTTGCTGGGTCGGAGAACTGTTGATGCCCACAACCTCAATTTCAAACGTCAGTTTTTTGCCCGCCAAAGGATGGTTAAGGTCAACCACCACTTTTTCATCATCGGCCTCAACAACTTGAGCCGGAACTTGCTGGCCTTCAGGTGAGGAAAGGGCAACAGTTTGACCGACTTCGACCTCCATTTCAGCCGGGATTTCTGCTCGCTTAAACGAGTGGGTGAGGCTATCATCCCTGTTCCCGTAAGCCTCATCGGGTTCGAGGGAGAAAACCTTTTTTTCTTTCAAGGCCATGCCCATCAGGGCTTTTTCAAAGCCGGTAATAATCTGGCCGGCACCCATTTCAACCTCCATGGGATGCCGACCTTCGCTGGTATCAAACACCTCTCCGTTATCCAACGTTCCCTTGTAGTGTACGCTGACGAAATGACCGGTATCGACTGTATCCATTCGAATCTCCTTTGGTACTATGTTTGCATTAATAACCTTTTAGAGTAATTACGAAAACAGGTGAGTCAAGTCTGCCGCAAAACATTGTCTTTACAATTCGGATTTACATTGATACAGTGCGCGGCTTAAATTTTAAATACCACATATACGTGTAAAAATATAGCTTATGAAACACTATCATCAAAAAGAAATCGATCGCCGCCGGACCTTCGGCATCATCAGCCATCCGGATGCCGGTAAAACCACGCTGACCGAAAAACTGCTTCTTTTCGGTGGCGCGATCCAGCAGGCCGGTGCGGTAAAGGCCCGCAAAGCGGCCCGACATGCAACCAGTGACTGGATGACCATTGAAAAAGAACGCGGCATCTCGGTGACCACTTCCGTAATGAAATTTAATTACAGGGATTTTGAAATTAACCTTCTCGATACGCCGGGCCACCAGGATTTTTCCGAGGACACCTACCGAGTCTTAACAGCCGTCGACAGCAGCCTGATGGTGATCGACAATGCCAAGGGGGTTGAGCCTCAGACCGAAAAGCTGATGGAAGTCTGCCGCATGCGCAATACCCCGATTATGACCTTTATCAACAAACTGGA
The nucleotide sequence above comes from Desulfobacterales bacterium. Encoded proteins:
- a CDS encoding sigma factor-like helix-turn-helix DNA-binding protein, producing the protein MRSSSFCGGIKPSMNPDTVDSLYTQQVKKKLTAILDSMDEMQRRVLEMRLGLIDGREMTVEEVAAELGEELLKVQQWEDQALRIMHHPELAWNKDED
- a CDS encoding polyphosphate kinase 2 family protein; translated protein: MFKAAASPYLISDDGKFRVQDAATAPPADSPGKKKCKQWLENCIDEISDLQRMLYAQDRYAILLIFQAMDAAGKDGTIRAVMSGINPAGCQVFSFKQPSREELDHDFLWRTAKRLPERGRIGIFNRSYYEEVLVVKVHPEYLKAQKLPADVDLKKIWQQRYASIHDHEKHLAHNGTVILKFWLNVSLEEQRRRFLARIDEPSKNWKFSAGDVNERQLWQDYMSAYETAINATSRSYAPWYAIPADDKPFMRLSVADIIIQNLKTLKLSYPAVDAKEKAKFAQMRAMLSE
- a CDS encoding DMT family transporter; the encoded protein is MGVWHKYAGLAYLAVFLGVCGHASSEFFSVLCCIEGPELSVWRFLLGGFGLIVLALIFPNSRNLLEPFREDGLRLVGLSAMGVSLGYLLFHWSLDFATVPQVATMVTTIPIFVGLANLWLNKQPFSGPKIISGACAMLGVALLITDGYLAKLAGVGENFIGVMMAMGCAAVLAAYTVMVRPIIGRYGALRITAITMFMGAVGLWFVVGIFWKIWVNPATLFNREPSQLAALLTLGFWNTTIAQFLWIGGLAAVPDITRGSYLFFLKPVIAACLAVVFLGQGLTTWQVLAILVICASVAVEAFWGWIRQPQTT
- a CDS encoding alpha/beta fold hydrolase, whose translation is MPVLELSPQSGLYYEHHAPTDAAATFVFFNALTGDTAAWEGVICPVLRDAGHGTLVYNMQGQTNSPFAPVTELSEKQIVADAVKLLAAVSPVRPILVGLSIGGLFASRVWLAGSQAIGLVLINTLRREGPRLKWIGDALVRAVEVGGLPLFRDLFLPLLMNEGWLQKNRPDFLQTDANYKALEPTSGHYKLLSEAGRNADWNIPYEQLTLPTLVITGLQDHVFLEKDVVETLFARIPDGRRIDMPAAGHLIPSEQPEALGEALLTFAKEIL
- a CDS encoding GNAT family N-acetyltransferase, with protein sequence MLIRPARKADAHAMAHVYVQTWKDTYLGLVPFGYLYAMSSREMENGFVNEAQSKRVFNFVAEEAGEVIGFISGGYARQDDDIYKGEIYALYVLKKFQRQGIGTHLVLALATAFNRCDINSMFVWVLEHNPCRRFYERLNGMYLRKKRLPFAGELLDTVAYGWIDTSLIAT
- a CDS encoding GIY-YIG nuclease family protein, with the translated sequence MQKTDEWYVYIIRCRYGSLYTGIATDVERRFVDHQKNTGAKYLRGRGPLTLVFQQPVGRRDLALKVERNIKRLPKQKKEALVKTGVGLQAILSGSKP
- a CDS encoding peptidylprolyl isomerase produces the protein MDTVDTGHFVSVHYKGTLDNGEVFDTSEGRHPMEVEMGAGQIITGFEKALMGMALKEKKVFSLEPDEAYGNRDDSLTHSFKRAEIPAEMEVEVGQTVALSSPEGQQVPAQVVEADDEKVVVDLNHPLAGKKLTFEIEVVGINSSPTQQPAGCGSGCHCSSDSD